cactttgaaatcttacgcaacttgcaatgtttattggatgaaataaaatatttgagaattttataaagatgcttcgagtaacttgtcatgatatcaaatatgatttttGAGTAGTGAATATTAAGCAATGTTGCTTtcaagaaaattgtttgaatttttctctatattgtgcaaaacgttttgggtttagatcattggtttcttagtttttcacaatttttgggatctttcgatattgttttgaaattcttgtttgagtcaaaaatagtgggggttccaaATCCTATACTTTAACACATTTGATTTAaattagaggaactagaaaaatgaaggtgacaagtaattcactaagaatgaacctagaaaagcatatatagtgagactaaattttagtcatgaatattttgttgcttataatttGAAAGATATATAACTTCTTATAGAGAGTAACTTTGTTCTTCAAACTATTAAATCTTTGGCAAAAAGTTTTTATGAGCCTATTGTTTTTACACAAGCAAACATAAAATTGTTGACTCTTCCATTGATGTGACTAaataacttacatgcttgttttgttgatgttgtttctacaatgtatgatttgttatagtcataagtagaaatatatacttttgagtAAGTTAAAGATGAAAGtctatgtaaaccaagcatggaaaactgtgtagtctctacaataaaagaaatcatataagttagataagttatcatttatattctaaaaaacaactttaaaacaatttataaaataaaaattgtcttcttgattcattcgaatgatttcagaattgatgaaagtgaaatgcacaatactctttgttttgtatgcataggtgatttgttgaatttttattctaacttatgggatgaaaatgaaattgagaacatgcttaaTTTACTATTTGGCATGAAAGACTTGAACGAAGATGGTGtatatttttgaaatgattttttttctttctttggatcaattttcatttcaatgaaaataaaatttttaaaagagacagaaatatatatagtctgactgtaaacaagttttcactcatttggtttagtgttaatgcttttgagattgtgtgtgattgtactagacatgagtatggtagctcagtatgcttctttgctatgtgattgactatatatatatatatataagtattttttagtgggggtgtaatatattgcttccatggtgggggttttatattcagatttgCCAATGCttgtatggaaaattggtaaaatattgagaaggttatgaggtgtttcaaacatATCTTagcctagaaatacactatctaaatggttaccgcaatcctttaaggatactacgaagctgattggacatcctttcagttgaatcctCTAAGGGATGGAGTGATTCGATCCTCTATAGTGGATAGAGGAACggacatattaatccaatgtgatagtaccgcggctattgcaagaaTTGAGAACGTAATGACAACTACAAGAGTTGATGTTATGAGAATGGATTATATAGTGTTTGGAAAGAGCTTTCattagtcctttgacgaaaggattgataagaagatgtgaatacatcttggggatgaggttgatgcccattgagattgagtcatctatgatggatacccaacctagaaataggttcaaagggactagacgaagttataaATGATATGGATatgcgagaatcatgcttttgaagaattcatcccacagcatgatatcctgaagcgagtaaaaggttgagtttaattttaattttaaaattttaaactcttaacgatgtttatatctctatttagagtggggtactttcaggagtattcttgataaactcacctatgtgaatgtgaaagtgtggccgctttctatgagaatatgggcagttctctagatcattcattaaactcgGATACAAGCACAGGGCCataatgtgctggctttagactttacactagtatagtcgtgtgtgttaaCTAATTTTTTATCTCCTAAAAttcaagacttatgttcactgTATGGTCAGATTATAAGAGAGCCTattaacactacgtaaaggttcaagtcgcgagacacctttgcttatgcacaactctgtATGTTCTTGctcaatattttgaaaaaaatacaagtgggggattgttgggatatatgtttttaaaaacattaattaatttccaAATTTTTATTCTCTCAATTAAATGACTTTAAATGCGACCATTATTCTTTCCCTTAAAGagtgaatttattttgttttaataccAAAAACAGTTTTTTATTGAGTGAGTTAATTAAGCTAATTAACATCCTAATAATGTCTTTCATTTACTCACATTTATCTCCTTGGCTTTTAAgcaaaaaaatcagaatttttttatgaaaaggATTAGGAGAATTTTAGAAGACTTTTTTAATGAGTGAGTTTTCTAATTTGTTTCATGAGTTTAAAATCAAAATGAATGtcttgtgagaaagaaaaacaagcgtgtgatcatccttggtttttctaaatagttctgagcaagaatgaagtgtaaaaatttcacatcctctcatcgtgcaagagtgattgtgaaaaAGATActgatctcggctgttttatcttggggacgacgcgccattgaagaactgcttggacaatcttgggcagagccgcaaaACGTCTTAAaaaaagcgacctagtccgcgactcagccataacgttaattgtttcttgtttgattttatttgttctGCAGGCATAATTCAACAATGATTCCAATAAGATCACAATGTCATCACTTGAAAAATTGCAGAAAGCAGTAAAGGAGGTATGGTAGGTGTGAGGGGCCAAACTTTGTCTGCCTTTTCGAGCTTTGAAGGCGGCTCTACCGACTCAACTAGGTATCGACCAAGTTCACTAGGCCCCGAGTCCCGACTGCCTTTTCGGCAGCAACACTATAATATAATGCAAGTATGCAACTAAATTCGAATTCGACGAGGCAAACCACCTTTGGCGTTAAGTAAGGTCAGCATTGGCGAGAGAAAGATTCTGATCATTTAGACTTCTTTTCTCGAAGATTAAATAAGATTAAGATCATAATAGTCAAGACAAATATGATTTCTCAacgaaaaaaaaatgattttctaaTTAAAAAATTTATACTAGAATTTTTATGTGGCTAAGAATCTTAAATTTGGCCACGCATCATGCTAAACTTGTAAAATCTTTAAACCAAGACCACATGCTAATTTATCCTCTTTTCCTTCCTTGAGTTGGAGACTTGGAGTTGTTGGATTAAAAAGTACTGGAGTAGTTCTCTATAATGGGGCAGGCTAGTCAAGACTCAAGACTTCAAACTCAGAGGATGATTTTACTAGTTTCTAAGCAAACCAGCTTAACTGAGACGCCCCATTAGGAATCTAAACTGAACTATAAAGTTCAGATACCAATATACCACATAAAGCAATCTCTCAGATAGCTCTAAAAGCTACCAAGAGAGCGACAGAGATAGATTATCTGATTGACCTCTATTCACTCCACATTTTCTTTTTGATAATAGAAATTAATATCAGTGACAATAAACATTTGATTATGCTGATCAGAAGTATATGGACATGTCCACAACCGTACAACTAGGAGGGACATCTTTATCAAGCAAAATTGCCAATGACATCTTAAAGCATATTCTTTGCATATTTCTCACCTCTATGGACCAGGATGGACTTCAGCTTCGCCAAAATTACACACCAAGCTTTCAAGAGCATCATCGACCGACTACAGTTGAATTTGTGTATTCATCGATACCAACAAATTCTGCTGTTTCATCTCCTAATCTTTAATTTCTCAAAATTATGTGCCCCAAGATACAACTCGAAGGTTGCATAAACCAAAAATAGTTTAAAAAATTGGGGTCCCTATATACTGTAAATACTGGAAACATTGAAACAAAATAGAAAATCTGTACACTGGACTACATCATTCTAGTTCTTTTACAGTGTGAAGTAGAATCGCGTATCCCTTTACCTGTCACAGAATACGGAGCTGACGCTGACCGTAATGAGGGTGACTTGTCAATATATGCATACCGCTGGTTCCCGTTCCAGTACAAAATTACACGATTTGTGCAAGCATGTGACCAACTATCACCTGGAAAACACATTTAATTTTCAAGCCTAATGTGTTTACTTGGGGAAAAGACCTCATGCGAAACCCTTACAGAATTGTGCTGGGGCACATCGGCAGTTAAACGTTCTGATAATTTGtgcttttttgaaaaaaaaaataaaaaaaatgagatGATTTGGTCTGTTGGGTTGAAAACTACAATGTGACTACAAGGTTACATCAATCCATGCAATATTGAAAATTTTTATTTGGAACTTCGAATGGAGGAAACTAAAAGAACAAGAGTAAAGGTGATAAATAGCCGAAAaggaaaatgaaatttgaattaccTAGTGCAAGTGATAACTGAAATGAGCCTTCCACAACCTTATTTGTCACTTGGTTTAATAGTACCACCTAGAAGAAGGAAAATCTATCAgataaatcaaataaatataGCCAAGAAAGTAGCTACAGTTGAGAGAAAGAGACACTAGTACCGCATTTCCCTAGTTCATGCTGGGAAATCCACGAATTAACATATCAACCAATAGAAATGAGGATGGAGGCGAATGACCAGGGAGTGTCAGTGACCACCCGTGATTCCCTGAATATAAACATACCACAAAAAGATATCTCCAAAAGAAATTAAGGTGCAAGAAAACGAGTGACCTTCGCTATCAAAAATGCTACTgttacttcttttttttcttctggttAGCTTATATGAGCATTGGACGTTTATAAATTACCATGAACAATGCATGTAGTAGAAACTCATGATACAGATTACGCAATGAGAAGGTTAATTGCATTTATTTTTTGTTCGAATACAGAAAGTAAGAAACAGATAAGGCAGAATAGATGAGTACGACTAGGAGTGTATACTAAAAAGTGGAATGCTTTCTAAACCTAATGCACTGGTTACAGAGGACAGTCTTGATGCCAGTTGGACGTTTGGAAGTTAGAGATATAGGAGTACGACTGAAATAAAGGAGTTGCATCATTGGAAAAATTAGTGTAAGAAAGTCCAAAAAGGAGATGATATGGATACTTACCGCCAAACCAAACTTTTTCGCAAGTTTCATCAACTTTAAAGCCATTGTACTGAGTACTCGTGTCCTTTGGGCCCAGTCATCAAAATCTTGGCGGAAGTGAAAAGTTACACTATCTATAATGACAATTTTAACCTGCAATAGATCAAGACAGTTAAAATATTAGCAACTAAAACTGTACATGTGACCACATAAAGCACATGTAGGGACATTGTTAACCAGGTCAAACCAGATCTGCTGAAACCTCATTAGTTCTCTATACTATGATATGGATGCAACCAGCAATGTGCAAGATTGAACCCTCGACCTCCCAAGGAAGGGTATAAGTCATACCAAATGATCTAGCAGGGTGGGTGTAGATTCTATTCATAATGCAGAAACAGGATTCTCTGCTTTACCTACATCATTATGTTCTTCGATGAACTTGTCTAAGTAGTTTATTGCGGCAATTTGCTCTGTGTAGCTGCATATCCGGAAGTAGAAAATGTTCTCCAGGAAACTGTTACACTGAATGGTTTTTTGGCAGACTCGAGCATCTTTCCGCTGAGGAACATGATTTTCCATAATGTTCGCAACACATGCTTCAGCAATTTGATAAACACGTTCCACCATGAAACTGCCTTCTGTATCTGGGTATCACACAAATACAATATTTGAAGTTAAAATATGAAAAAGGAGAGAAGCAAAAAAGAGATGCATGATGCTATCGATACCAAAATTTGAATCACCTATATAAACTGCCTTTCCTACGAGGCCACCATATTCAACTGGGATTTGAACATTAACAGCAAGCTGAATCCTGCATGACATAGTCTGGCACAGTTAACATGCTACAGAAACCCCAAAGTATGATATGGACTTAAATCAATAGCTGCGAGAACTCCATACCCTAGTTGTGTTTTGCCAATGCCCGGCACTCCACCTGAAAAACATTATGTCAAATACCAAAAGACAAGTTTACCTAGTTACTTTTTCACTACAAAGATCTGTATAATATCTCAAACATGCAAACGGGGAGGTAAAACTGAAATACTAGATTTTTAATAAATGCATTAACATTGACACATTGAAGTAACTAACCAATCTCAGTCACTTCTTTACAACTAATTCCTCCACCTAGAATGTTATCCAAATCTCCACAAGAGGTTGTAATCCGTCTCATCATATCCTCTTCATGCAGCATATCCCATGCACTCTGGGCACCTGCATAATATGAAAACCAATGAACCCCATTACAGAAATCGCATATTTGTTATTTATCCTCTTAAAGAGGAAACCATCAACCGAGTTTTTTCAAGTGAACACACTCATAAATTTGACAGCAAACAAACTTTTCTATCACAATGAGCAGAAAAACAGCCTGGCTCTCCAATTCTTAACTTCTAAACAACCACTGTACCTTGGTCCTTGGACTTGCAACCTAGGGAGGCAATGAGACATATATCAAATACTGCTGCATGTTCTAGGGTCGAATATATTCATCTAATGCAATCAGCGTGGTGCAATGCCATTAAACCACCTTCACTGCCTTTATGATTTAGCTCTATAATATTTATTCATCTTGCTATGACAATTTCATAACAGGGTTTGGTTCTTAATATACATATATACATGCTTCAATAGTTCAATTAGAACCGCAAAGTAGAAATATTAAAAAGTAGGAGAAAATGAGTAATTACCAGTACCGACAGAATGGGTTGAATTTGATTCGCCCATTTTACCATTTTTCAGTGCAATCTTCAGAATCTCAATAGCTTCTTCATGGGAAACATTCAAATCTGCTCCAAAATAACAGTTACAAGATTAAGTCCCAAATTTGAATTATagaattaaaattagggtttcaagtagaGAGGGTAGTACCATGAGCAAGTTGATGAGGAGATACCGAGGAGAGTGAGAGTCGAGTAGTGTATCCAGCAGAAATCAGCTTCCCTCGTTGTGTTGGTGAAAGAGGAAGACTGCTTACTTCCATTGTTTTTCTCTCTCTCGAGGGTTTCGCTGCTTCTTTCAATTTTCCCGCGTTTCAATTCAGCTACAAGAAATTTTCCTGGTTTATTTATGCGTAAATGATTTGCCGGTCCTATATCCGAGTAGAACAACCAAACATTTCTCGTGGCTGCTAAGGGGTGTCGGTTTACTGGGAGGAtacgttttttatttatttataatacAACGAAACTCAGACGATACAAATGACCCTGCAGAGCTATTTCTAGCATCATGCAGCAGTCTTGTGTTGACGACATGTTCAATCCCATTTGAAGAGCTAATATAATGGAGAAGTTTTGCCAAGTCTGGACCTTTCTATCTAGTTAAAATTGTCTAAATAACTAGTGTAAAAACTAAGCTAGCTAATTTAGTTGTCATAGTGTTCTGATCCTTAGTGATTTTGATCAGCTTTTCCAGGATAAAAGAAACTGCTTTAAAAAATTTATCCTTCATTTGATGGTACCCCGGGTTGAATCTTCCTTGGACCTCAGCTTTATACTCCTCTAATATTTCTTTCAGAATTGCCTCATCTTCAGCTTGGAAGTCAATATTGGCTCTCTGCAACTCTTTTGCGCATCTCACAACTAGTTCAACTCCTCTTCTAGCTTTGTTGTCGGCTGAGCTGCAATCTTTGATTCTTCTTGCTCCCACATGGAGACCTGTATGAGACATGGTAATGAAAGCATAGTTAGTATGAGGGCTGGATTCAGCTTGCCCTTTCATGATGGTGGAACTCATGGAGCTTAAGATGATGGTAATGTCAAACTTCACCATATGATTATTAGTAATTCTGTTTACAGTTTCCTGGTCACAGCTCTTGTAAAATAAGTTGTTTAGGATGTGGTTTTGATTATGAATTGCTATACTATGGGAGCATAGTGATATCTGATTTTCACGACATTATTTTTTGCCAGaggtttgattttttggaatactaggtcacatctagccttccaaaaAAACCCAGCATATGGTAGCAAAAATGGTTACCCAACTTCCAGATTGGTAATCCTGCATGAATCAGAGATTTAGCCAATCATTAAAGTTGGTAACATCACCGAAGCATTGGTGATGAGGATCAAGGAGATTTATCCAAACTTCAGATGCCAAAGGGTAAGACATTTAGCAATGGGTTGTGTCTTCTTTAGTACTCTTACATAGATTACAAAATGGGATCAACGTAGCTTAGAATAccaactgaaaaaacgggggtataacaaccacacccaataattcgctcggcaatctgtatgggctaaactccaatataattccgagagcaccaacttaaaagcgatacTCAATCAAGATTATATCAAaaagtttttatctctttctcaatacaatcagcaaatgaaacagatagaaatctgggagcctgattaatatgagaaataacttggatggtaccaaagaccaatgcccaagtgtcaatcaagttctatccaacaaacaaggtcgtatttatcaactgattgaacttcacaaaacctatgatatttcaattatataaaaatataatgcggaaaaaaataacacagacaccagaaattttattaccgagtaaaccacaaatgcagaaaaaccccgggacctagtacagatttgaacaccacattgtattaagccgctacagactctagactactacaagttaacttcagactggaatatagttgagccgtaaccaagtctcacaccgattaaggtacagtcgcattccttacacctctagaaccacgccggattccgcgcacttgattcccttagctaatctcactcacaactaagagttgttacgaccgaaagtatgtctattctttattcggtttttgttccgtcatttgataaaatcaaggtgaacatgaaccaactaataatctggtcttatactcccgaaaagCAGTCTAGAAATATAAGTCACCTCACAacaacccaactgattaacataaaaagttattgcggaatcacaagagtctgagatgaataactgttgtgattactttttatatcttacccatcggagataaatctcgagtaaatcttagagaagatgttagagcattgcttggtcgaactcgcatgcgttgctatctcaagcatgtttgtcaatgttagtgatcaaaactataagtcttgatttctagtctactatagctaaggtctcggactaggatagaaagtg
Above is a genomic segment from Papaver somniferum cultivar HN1 chromosome 10, ASM357369v1, whole genome shotgun sequence containing:
- the LOC113317689 gene encoding DNA repair protein RAD51 homolog 3-like; translation: MEVSSLPLSPTQRGKLISAGYTTRLSLSSVSPHQLAHDLNVSHEEAIEILKIALKNGKMGESNSTHSVGTGAQSAWDMLHEEDMMRRITTSCGDLDNILGGGISCKEVTEIGGVPGIGKTQLGIQLAVNVQIPVEYGGLVGKAVYIDTEGSFMVERVYQIAEACVANIMENHVPQRKDARVCQKTIQCNSFLENIFYFRICSYTEQIAAINYLDKFIEEHNDVKIVIIDSVTFHFRQDFDDWAQRTRVLSTMALKLMKLAKKFGLAVVLLNQVTNKVVEGSFQLSLALGDSWSHACTNRVILYWNGNQRYAYIDKSPSLRSASAPYSVTGKGIRDSTSHCKRTRMM